From the Drosophila simulans strain w501 chromosome 2L, Prin_Dsim_3.1, whole genome shotgun sequence genome, the window GGGAGTCGCAGTCCGCAGTAACTGTTTTCGCATTTATAAGTGAGCATAAACTGCATGAGCGAAGAAACCCTATTGAGTTCGGAATGAAAGAGTGCCGAGGACGAAAAGGACTCCGTGCCCGTGCGAATTTAATAGCAGTGTGAACCAATGTCGCCAGGACTGCTGCCCACTTCCATTTTGTGTCTGTGGTTAACCGCAAGGATTTCACTCTCCAAAAGGTGTCGCAAATGgacttttgcaattttaataactACTCAAAGTGGCAAACTGGTTCGTTAACtagccgcacacacacacacacacactcaagcGGCACGTCCTGCGCCGCACCGAAGGactttttgcatatttaacaaacttgaatttaaatgaaaattaatccGAGTCCAGAAGCTGCGGCTTCCCGAGCCGCAAATGTGTTTGCTTGGAAAAATGAAACTGCAAACGAATTATTGCGTATTCAGTTTCTCCGCACacgtaaatatttcatttgcaagGACGACAAAGGATTGGTTCGCCCCTGCAAACAGAAAAGCGGTTATATTCCATCAAtgctaaaaaaaacacatatggCGAGTGCATTATGCATCTCGCAACTTTCCTTAAAGCTGGCGAAGATCCTGCAAATCCCCAGAATAATTCCGAATATACTGCTCAAAATATCCTAACCCCATGTCAATGAAATGCGTACTTCTGGGAATCGGAGGGTGGAAATACATAAATCTAAAATTCCAAGCgccaataaattttcattttgataaaCCCCCGTAAGCCTTTTCATGGCCGAAAACAAACTTCTGTGATTTATGAAGTTCTCGGCTACTGCTCGACTCCTTGGGCAATAAAACACAGAAGCCCATCACTGTCGTCTATGGACACGATACAAAACTTGTGCCCCCTCATAAGTATTCCAATTTTAAAGACTCGAGTGAGAGACGcggaatataaaaatatgaatcaCTAATCTTTATGGGGCAAACCAGTGTTTTTTCAGGCCATAAAGCGCGAAAAGTTTTCTCGCAAATAAACCAAAGTGTCGATGCGTTGATAAAAACCGTTCATTTgttaataaaattttcataaaaatcaacgatttaaattacaataacaTGGCATTTGCTGGCCGTTTGGTCACAGCTTGTCCTGATGGAAATCCATAAACAAAATGAGACATGTTTGCCCTCCAATGTTGCTGATTTTCGCCCGCTGCGAGGGTTATATCCGGATAACGATGGGGGACATGTCATCATGGCCGACATTTGCGTCAGCTGGCGATCaaagtcaaattaaattggaacAACTTTCCGATGTCACATATTGCGCATAGAAAATGACTCGTTGTGCACAGAAGAAATTGCTTAGTGCCAATTATGGATTTTTGTCTGGAACGTGACCAAATAAGTAGAGAAAAAACACACATGTGAAGCTGAAAAAATTCCTAACACTTTTTGCCATAATTTAGTTAATGGAAAATGCGCGCCAGCTCTAATCCCCCgttttatttcgaaatatatTCACAAACGCATCTagctaatttgcatttacattaaTCGATTGACTTTGGgctttattcatttattaatgtgttaattagctcAATTATTGCGCGGCTAACACTGCGTATGCGCGATATCTAAGCCCACGGCTCACAGTTTCCCGTATTCAGTTGTTCAGAGAATGCCGGCCACTCGTTACAGTTCAAAAAGGAATATTTATAAGCATTTCATTAAGGGTGCCTCCCTATGTGTGTACGGCATCTGTTGTTTTTTCAATTTAGGCTCCTTTCGATATGTTAAAAAAACTGGAAGGCTGAGGAAACATTCCGCCTGCTGGCAATGGATACTTTTTACCATGTGCCTGAAAGCCGCGCTAGTGTGCATGGAAGTTCCCTTTATTTTCGTATGCTTTGGACTAACTTACTACTTCTTAAAAGGAGATTCGGAAAACTTGGCTGAGAACGGTATCTACTACTGCGTGCACATGGTATCCCAAGTGGCCATGTCCACTATATCAACCTTTTGGCTGCTGCTTCTATGCCATAGTTCATCCTACAGCTCAATGTTCGTATCTGTGGGGAATAGAGTTCTCCAGATGGATCGCGTGGTCAGGAGATCCTTTGCAGATAAACACATCAGATATGATGAGTCGCTGGTGGTCAGTTTCGTGATCAAAGTTTTACTCACTATGCATCATATAGTGGCGCAATATACGCCTCACGACAAAGTGATAGTCAATGTTCGATTTCCTACAGTGAATGTGATTATTTTTGAGCTTTACTATTGCTGCTACTTCCTGTATCAACTGCTTCTGCTAAGCTGGCTGCAAGCCATAAGCACTTTCTTGAACTCTTATATTGAAAACGTAAAAGACCGTGGTCAACTCAGTACCAAGTTGAGCCGCAAGTTAATAACGGTATTCGATATCTACAAAGAAATGGGCACCATTCACTTCCGGATGACCAATGCGTGGTTGAGGGCCTCGTCCATGCTGTTCATCAGTATTTACTATACCGCCCACGAAAGTACCTACACGTTTTACTGCTTGTTTGCCTTGTCTGAAACACCGATGATCGATCGAGTTTATGtgctaatttttaaaaaactggGCACCTGCTTACACCCACTTCTTGCGGTCCTGCTTATGGGAACAGCCAACGATCGATTGAGACAACTCGAAACTCAGCTCTCGCAAAATATCCTTCTCGTGGAGCTCCTTCACACGCCGCAGGATCATTTAGTCCTGCAAAAGTTTGCCAGACTCATAAGCTGCAAGGTAAGCTTGGCAATTGAGATTtgtatcttatttattttgttatataaCCAACCACAGTATCAAGTTCTTCTACTGCAGCAGCAATCTTTGCCCATTCGGAATTTTATCTGGAACAGAAAAATCATTTGCGATCGCGATCTTGTCTTTGAAATCTACATTTACCTCATCATCAATGCCATAACATTTCTGCAGTTTTTGATAACTGACAACAAGAGCGTTTGCGAAGAAGGACTTTAGGAGTTTACACATTTGCTAAGAATTATCTTTTAAGCtgtaattacaattaatttagACATCAATCAGTGTCAAGTGTAAAGTGCTTTGAGTAAAAGGAAATATCCCTAGTCATGATTCAATTAACTAGCTGATTGCTATAGAGAAAAGCAATGGTAAGTTCAACCAGTTTCAGTTTAGAAAGCCAACATGAAGACTTTGGAGTGCCTGACCCGCCGTTTCCTGGAAGTTATCTTCTCTCTACTGGCCTTGGTTCCACTTCCTCCTATTTCGCAGTTGGGATGGCTGTTTTTATCATTGGCCATTCGCTGCTGTTGGATAGTTTACATTATATATTTGCTGGACGTTGCCGTCAGCTTTTCGTGGGTGGCCATCGAAAGTGTGGGAAATGCAGTGGGCACCATGCTGTTCGTGGGAAACTCCGTGCTGGGATTTGCGCTCCTGCTGGAGAGTGTCCTGAAGCAGAAGACCCACAGCCAGCTGGAGGATCTGCGAGTCCAGACGgagttgcagctgcaaagaCTTGGAATGTTCGGCAGATCTCGCCATGCGGCATACCTATTGCCACTAATTGGAGTGCAGTTTACATGTGATCTCGTGAGACTTGTGACCAATTTCGGGGAGCCGGTATCGCCCGTGTTTAATATTTCCTTACCACTAATGTGGCTACTTCGGTATCGATATGTCCAGCTGGTGCAGCACGTCATGGATCTGAACCAGAGATCGATCCAGTTGCGCCGATCCCTGTTGTGCTTGGCCTCTGGAAATGATCTGTGGCAGCCCTACGGAGTCCACGAGTTCCTTCAACTCCAGGCCCTGCGCACCACCTACGAAAGGATCTTCGAGTGCTACGAAACCTTCAGTGACTGCTATGGATGGGGAATGCTGGGACTCCATTTGCTGACCAGCTTCCAGTTTGTGACCAATGCCTACTGGATGATCATGGGCTTGTACGATGGCGGCAATGTCCGTGCACTGATCTTCAACGGAGCCACGGGGATCGACTTTGGCACTCCGATTGCCACTCTATTTTGGCACGGCGATTCAGGTGCGGAAAATGTAAGTAATATTCAGGGAAACTTAAATTAAGCTTTGAACTCAATCCTGACCACCTTTACACGCCCCTACTGCTAATCAGCAGCTATGAGAATTTGAGGACAATCAATCAGGCAGAAATAGGCTAAGTGCAAGTTTCTGGCAAATCATAGTTAATGAACGATGACAATGATGGATTGTCACTTTGTCAAGTACGTCTACTGAATTTCCATCCAATTAAATCCCATTTAGTAACAATGTTTCCGCCGACAAGAGTGCAAGCAATCTCACGAGTGGTCCTTAAGATTTTCCATCTCATTTTGGTGGCATTTTCTTTGAGATCAAGTAGACTACCTCGTTTGGTCCTGTGGTTACGGTTTCTGGGTTGGCTGACCTGGTATATTTTCATGTGGACTCAAAGTGTGATATATGCCCAAACGATTGACTGCCCTTTGGACTGCTCACTACGGCATATGCTCACATTTTTCCAGACGGTCTCACATGCCTTCATTGTGGTTACCTCCTTTCTTGATGGTTTCAGAATCCAGCAGGACCAGTTGAACGAAGCGATTGCGTTCGAGGACTCCGATCCCTGGTTGGCCTCCACTGTGCTGGCGATGCTGGTTCCCATTTTGGGAGTCGAGTATTTGGTGTGCTCGAACGCGCCAGAATATGCCTTTCGTATCAGGGTCTATCACCTGAAAACGCTGCCCAGTTTCCTGGCACTGCAGATGCAGATTATATCCTTTATCCTGGAAGTCATGAAGGTGAACATAAAGGTTCGCCAGAccaagctgcagctgcagatccTGGCCAGGGAATTATCCTGTCGTTGGCCACAGAGTAAGCAAAAGCCGCAGTTCTTCGACCAGCAGATCCATCGAGTCAAAGACCTGAAAAGGCGCTATAATGACCTGCATTATATGTTTGTTCGTATTAATGGCTGTTTTGGAGGCAGCCTTCTGACCATCATCATTGTTTACTTTGCGCTCTTTGTGTCCAACTCCTATTGGCTTTTCGTGGATATCAGAACACGACCCTGGAGGATATATGCCATCTGGCTCAACTTGGGGTTTATTTTCAATGTGGCCCTGCAGATGGCAGCTGCTTGTTGGCACTGTCAACAGAGCTATAATCTAGTGAGGACACTGTGAATAGCTATGTGTCCTTTAAACCTATCGTATCCATCTTTTCAGGGCCGTCAAATCGGTTGTCTAATTTCGAAATTGGTAAAACCGCAGGGCAGCAAACGATACAATGATTTGGTGAGCGAATTTTCGCTGCAAACTCTGCACCAGCGATTTGTGGTCACCGCCAAGGATTTCTTCAGTCTCAATCTGCATCTGCTCAGTAGCGTAAGTACATCGAAAGGCACTGAAAGACAAAGTAACTAACTAAATTTCTATTCAGATGTTTGCAGCTGTGGTCACATATCTGGTCATTCTCATACAGTTCATGTTTGCCGAAAGGAGTTCAAAGCGAAGTAGCGGATGAGAGAATCCAGTTAACAATAGTAGAATAAAGTCTCGTAACATatattgcatatatatttcctAGTTTCATTTCCCAAAAGAGTCTGGAGAGTTTGCAGCCTGAATGAAACTATTTAAATGCTCAatgatttaattatgaaaCACACATTCTCTCGGCAGCAGTTTCACTTTGTCACAGTGTCTCCTATAAGTGTGTAACCCTAATTATTTATGCCGCCCACGAGTTGGGAGTGGGTTGAGCTGAAAGTTAGATTGCGCAAAGTTTTATCTTCGTTTTTCTTAAGCGCATTTTACAAGTCCAAAAGGATGAGGaaggatgcggatgtggatgtggatgcggaggCGAAGGGCGAGGGGCGAAGGAGGCAGCAGAACTACTTCACGCATATTAAACTGACATTTCACAAGCAGAAAACTTTTTCTAATATGCAAATTCATGGCGACTAGGACAGAACTGGGAGTGGGCTGAAACAGCCGCACATCCTTGAATTAACACGTGCGAGTTCGCATTAATTTGTGTAAACTGGTGTTGGAACTGCTCGGGGTTACTCGCCGGATATGGCAAGGATCCGGATCTGGATCTGTATATGGTGGCAGCTAGGAGTAGTGTTCGAGGAGCAGTTTTTGTCGTTAGCTATGCAAATGCCGGGCcatgtaaatattatttaccgCACCAGCAGATGCTCAAGATGTAACTGTGCCGCCACTTCTGGCCCAAATTAGCATATAACAACTGTGGCAGTcgcttataaatatttatgagccgCCTGGATTAGCACCACTTGCCGTGTACTCTT encodes:
- the LOC6730749 gene encoding gustatory receptor 23a isoform X1, whose product is MFPPTRVQAISRVVLKIFHLILVAFSLRSSRLPRLVLWLRFLGWLTWYIFMWTQSVIYAQTIDCPLDCSLRHMLTFFQTVSHAFIVVTSFLDGFRIQQDQLNEAIAFEDSDPWLASTVLAMLVPILGVEYLVCSNAPEYAFRIRVYHLKTLPSFLALQMQIISFILEVMKVNIKVRQTKLQLQILARELSCRWPQSKQKPQFFDQQIHRVKDLKRRYNDLHYMFVRINGCFGGSLLTIIIVYFALFVSNSYWLFVDIRTRPWRIYAIWLNLGFIFNVALQMAAACWHCQQSYNLGRQIGCLISKLVKPQGSKRYNDLVSEFSLQTLHQRFVVTAKDFFSLNLHLLSSMFAAVVTYLVILIQFMFAERSSKRSSG
- the LOC6730749 gene encoding gustatory receptor 23a isoform X2 → MKTLECLTRRFLEVIFSLLALVPLPPISQLGWLFLSLAIRCCWIVYIIYLLDVAVSFSWVAIESVGNAVGTMLFVGNSVLGFALLLESVLKQKTHSQLEDLRVQTELQLQRLGMFGRSRHAAYLLPLIGVQFTCDLVRLVTNFGEPVSPVFNISLPLMWLLRYRYVQLVQHVMDLNQRSIQLRRSLLCLASGNDLWQPYGVHEFLQLQALRTTYERIFECYETFSDCYGWGMLGLHLLTSFQFVTNAYWMIMGLYDGGNVRALIFNGATGIDFGTPIATLFWHGDSGAENGRQIGCLISKLVKPQGSKRYNDLVSEFSLQTLHQRFVVTAKDFFSLNLHLLSSMFAAVVTYLVILIQFMFAERSSKRSSG